A genomic segment from Bradysia coprophila strain Holo2 unplaced genomic scaffold, BU_Bcop_v1 contig_453, whole genome shotgun sequence encodes:
- the LOC119082501 gene encoding LOW QUALITY PROTEIN: histone H4-like (The sequence of the model RefSeq protein was modified relative to this genomic sequence to represent the inferred CDS: deleted 1 base in 1 codon): MTGRGKGGKGLGKGGAKRHRKVLRDNIQGITKPAIRRLARRGGVKRISGLIYEETRGVLKVFLENVIRDAVTYTEHAKRKTVTAMDVVYALKRQGRTLYGFGG; this comes from the exons atgactgGACGCGGTAAAGGTGGTAAAGGTTTGGGAAAAGGAGGCGCCAAGCGTCATCGCAAAGTTTTGCGTGATAACATCCAAGGTATTACGAAGCCAGCCATT CGTCGATTGGCCCGTCGTGGTGGTGTCAAACGTATTTCCGGTTTGATCTATGAAGAAACCCGTGGTGTTCTGAAAGTTTTCTTGGAAAATGTTATCCGAGATGCAGTCACCTACACGGAACATGCTAAACGTAAGACCGTAACAGCCATGGATGTCGTTTATGCCTTGAAACGACAGGGACGTACATTGTACGGTTTCGGAGGTTAA
- the LOC119082498 gene encoding histone H2A: MSGRGKGGKVKGKAKSRSNRAGLQFPVGRIHRLLRKGNYAERVGAGAPVYLAAVMEYLAAEVLELAGNAARDNKKTRIIPRHLQLAIRNDEELNKLLSGVTIAQGGVLPNIQAVLLPKKTEKKA, encoded by the coding sequence atgtctggcCGTGGTAAAGGTGGAAAAGTTAAGGGAAAGGCAAAGTCTCGTTCGAACCGTGCCGGATTACAGTTTCCAGTCGGTCGTATTCACCGATTGTTGCGTAAAGGCAACTATGCCGAACGTGTCGGTGCTGGTGCTCCAgtttatttggcagctgtgaTGGAATATTTGGCTGCTGAAGTATTGGAATTGGCTGGTAACGCAGCCCGTGACAACAAGAAGACCAGAATCATTCCACGTCACTTACAGTTGGCCATCCGCAACGACGAAGAATTGAACAAGTTGTTGTCGGGTGTAACCATTGCCCAAGGTGGTGTTCTGCCCAACATTCAGGCAGTTTTGTTGCCGAAAAAGACCGAAAAGAAGGCTTAA